A genomic region of Papaver somniferum cultivar HN1 chromosome 7, ASM357369v1, whole genome shotgun sequence contains the following coding sequences:
- the LOC113300086 gene encoding type 2 DNA topoisomerase 6 subunit B-like isoform X4 has product MENSIIQQICQNLICSAIQRCRKSENPCVLSILLKISPDSDNQIIQISISDTGVGSSLVEFQDLHCKGNQICGDKWDGAIDITTTSFGDEEIYHYKLNSKKRLIRLPSTPKNGVKFSGTEVSLSTTESIDNLVQGITCFLKMVIILKIDKVAVELLVACTTGPKPSCETLFLASGDIPVPYPMSNVERLIFGFEDHVLKHGSKLDEECKSCFTSRDYLKVGSGVANSTETLRNTGEVLEAVIIITELPEEPSPSCLITRGTTTKVLFFQDFAPSSIPLIPMNALTSIDWKSYGLSLKANAPDGEGQLVLEWENLPPFTHVDIAIHSYHIKIMFPQAQPKSYSERKLLKKALKLALDDMKERFPGVLLSAHALKIRNYAPDLAKSIAGLVLSSSDLDFLGECNSLLGLHSQEIDEQNFENHIRDKITKVIEMNDRKLQKSKESAPFLFGDDSIHEEGFHEKEEDGGFNIKRNERIFNDERKNLA; this is encoded by the exons ATGGAGAACTCAATAATTCAACAGATCTGTCAAAAT TTAATTTGCTCAGCAATTCAAAGATGTCGGAAGTCTGAAAATCCCTGTGTATTATCAATACTTCTTAAGATCTCTCCAGATTCAGATAATCAGATCATTCAGATTTCAA TTTCAGATACTGGTGTTGGAAGTTCCTTGGTGGAGTTTCAAGATCTGCATTGCAAAGGAAATCAAATTTGTGGTGATAAATGGG ATGGAGCGATTGACATCACAACTACAA GCTTCGGTGATGAAGAAATTTATCATTACAAATTAAATTCGAAAAAAAGGCTGATAAGGTTGCCTTCAACCCCTAAAAATGGTGTAAAATtcag TGGAACTGAAGTATCCTTGTCCACCACTGAAAGCATTGACAACTTAGTGCAAGGGATTACTTGCTTCCTTAAAATG GTGATCATCCTAAAAATTGAT AAGGTAGCAGTTGAATTGCTTGTTGCATGTACCACCGGTCCTAAACCTAGCTGTGAAACTCTTTTTTTGGCAAGTGGAGACATTCCTGTACCTTATCCAATGTCAAATGTTGAACGCTTGATCTTTGGCTTTGAGGACCATGTTCTTAAGCATGGAAGCAAATTGGACGAGGAATGCAAGTCTTGCTTCACGAGCAG GGATTATTTGAAGGTTGGGAGTGGAGTTGCAAACAGCACTGAGACCCTCAGAAATACCGGGGAGGTCCTCGAAGCTGTGATTATAATAACAGAACTACCAGAAGAACCGAGTCCTTCATGCCTGATAACCCGTGGCACAACAACAAAG GTCTTATTTTTTCAAGATTTTGCACCTTCCTCCATCCCTCTAATACCTATGAATGCATTGACAAGCATTGATTGGAAAAGTTATGGTTTGAGCTTGAAAGCGAATGCTCCGGACGGGGAAGGGCAATTGGTGCTAGAGTGGGAGAACTTACCGCCATTTACTCATGTTGACATCGCCATTCACAGCTACCACATAAA GATCATGTTTCCACAAGCACAACCAAAGAGTTATTCTGAACGAAAACTATTAAAGAAAGCACTTAAGCTTGCATTGGATGATATGAAGGAGAGATTTCCGGGTGTTCTTCTTAGTGCACATGCTCTGAAG ATCCGGAATTATGCCCCTGACCTTGCAAAATCAATTGCTGGTCTGGTATTGTCATCTAGCGATTTGGATTTCCTAGGGGAATGCAATTCTCTTCTTGGACTTCACTCTCAAGAGATTGATGAGCAGAACTTCGAAAATCACATTAGGGATAAGATTACCAAAGTCATAGAGATGAACGATAGGAAACTGCAGAAGAGCAAAGAATCTGCGCCGTTCCTTTTTGGAGATGATAGCATTCACGAAGAAGGGTTccatgaaaaagaagaagatggag GATTCAACATCAAAAGAAATGAAAGGATCTTCAACGACGAAAGGAAAAATTTAGCATAA
- the LOC113300086 gene encoding type 2 DNA topoisomerase 6 subunit B-like isoform X2 — protein MENSIIQQICQNLICSAIQRCRKSENPCVLSILLKISPDSDNQIIQISISDTGVGSSLVEFQDLHCKGNQICGDKWDGAIDITTTSFGDEEIYHYKLNSKKRLIRLPSTPKNGVKFSGTEVSLSTTESIDNLVQGITCFLKMVIILKIDKVAVELLVACTTGPKPSCETLFLASGDIPVPYPMSNVERLIFGFEDHVLKHGSKLDEECKSCFTSRDYLKVGSGVANSTETLRNTGEVLEAVIIITELPEEPSPSCLITRGTTTKSALRYAIVSILQVLFFQDFAPSSIPLIPMNALTSIDWKSYGLSLKANAPDGEGQLVLEWENLPPFTHVDIAIHSYHIKFPQAQPKSYSERKLLKKALKLALDDMKERFPGVLLSAHALKIRNYAPDLAKSIAGLVLSSSDLDFLGECNSLLGLHSQEIDEQNFENHIRDKITKVIEMNDRKLQKSKESAPFLFGDDSIHEEGFHEKEEDGGFNIKRNERIFNDERKNLA, from the exons ATGGAGAACTCAATAATTCAACAGATCTGTCAAAAT TTAATTTGCTCAGCAATTCAAAGATGTCGGAAGTCTGAAAATCCCTGTGTATTATCAATACTTCTTAAGATCTCTCCAGATTCAGATAATCAGATCATTCAGATTTCAA TTTCAGATACTGGTGTTGGAAGTTCCTTGGTGGAGTTTCAAGATCTGCATTGCAAAGGAAATCAAATTTGTGGTGATAAATGGG ATGGAGCGATTGACATCACAACTACAA GCTTCGGTGATGAAGAAATTTATCATTACAAATTAAATTCGAAAAAAAGGCTGATAAGGTTGCCTTCAACCCCTAAAAATGGTGTAAAATtcag TGGAACTGAAGTATCCTTGTCCACCACTGAAAGCATTGACAACTTAGTGCAAGGGATTACTTGCTTCCTTAAAATG GTGATCATCCTAAAAATTGAT AAGGTAGCAGTTGAATTGCTTGTTGCATGTACCACCGGTCCTAAACCTAGCTGTGAAACTCTTTTTTTGGCAAGTGGAGACATTCCTGTACCTTATCCAATGTCAAATGTTGAACGCTTGATCTTTGGCTTTGAGGACCATGTTCTTAAGCATGGAAGCAAATTGGACGAGGAATGCAAGTCTTGCTTCACGAGCAG GGATTATTTGAAGGTTGGGAGTGGAGTTGCAAACAGCACTGAGACCCTCAGAAATACCGGGGAGGTCCTCGAAGCTGTGATTATAATAACAGAACTACCAGAAGAACCGAGTCCTTCATGCCTGATAACCCGTGGCACAACAACAAAG TCTGCATTGAGATATGCCAT AGTAAGCATTCTTCAGGTCTTATTTTTTCAAGATTTTGCACCTTCCTCCATCCCTCTAATACCTATGAATGCATTGACAAGCATTGATTGGAAAAGTTATGGTTTGAGCTTGAAAGCGAATGCTCCGGACGGGGAAGGGCAATTGGTGCTAGAGTGGGAGAACTTACCGCCATTTACTCATGTTGACATCGCCATTCACAGCTACCACATAAA GTTTCCACAAGCACAACCAAAGAGTTATTCTGAACGAAAACTATTAAAGAAAGCACTTAAGCTTGCATTGGATGATATGAAGGAGAGATTTCCGGGTGTTCTTCTTAGTGCACATGCTCTGAAG ATCCGGAATTATGCCCCTGACCTTGCAAAATCAATTGCTGGTCTGGTATTGTCATCTAGCGATTTGGATTTCCTAGGGGAATGCAATTCTCTTCTTGGACTTCACTCTCAAGAGATTGATGAGCAGAACTTCGAAAATCACATTAGGGATAAGATTACCAAAGTCATAGAGATGAACGATAGGAAACTGCAGAAGAGCAAAGAATCTGCGCCGTTCCTTTTTGGAGATGATAGCATTCACGAAGAAGGGTTccatgaaaaagaagaagatggag GATTCAACATCAAAAGAAATGAAAGGATCTTCAACGACGAAAGGAAAAATTTAGCATAA
- the LOC113300086 gene encoding type 2 DNA topoisomerase 6 subunit B-like isoform X1: protein MENSIIQQICQNLICSAIQRCRKSENPCVLSILLKISPDSDNQIIQISISDTGVGSSLVEFQDLHCKGNQICGDKWDGAIDITTTSFGDEEIYHYKLNSKKRLIRLPSTPKNGVKFSGTEVSLSTTESIDNLVQGITCFLKMVIILKIDKVAVELLVACTTGPKPSCETLFLASGDIPVPYPMSNVERLIFGFEDHVLKHGSKLDEECKSCFTSRDYLKVGSGVANSTETLRNTGEVLEAVIIITELPEEPSPSCLITRGTTTKSALRYAIVSILQVLFFQDFAPSSIPLIPMNALTSIDWKSYGLSLKANAPDGEGQLVLEWENLPPFTHVDIAIHSYHIKIMFPQAQPKSYSERKLLKKALKLALDDMKERFPGVLLSAHALKIRNYAPDLAKSIAGLVLSSSDLDFLGECNSLLGLHSQEIDEQNFENHIRDKITKVIEMNDRKLQKSKESAPFLFGDDSIHEEGFHEKEEDGGFNIKRNERIFNDERKNLA from the exons ATGGAGAACTCAATAATTCAACAGATCTGTCAAAAT TTAATTTGCTCAGCAATTCAAAGATGTCGGAAGTCTGAAAATCCCTGTGTATTATCAATACTTCTTAAGATCTCTCCAGATTCAGATAATCAGATCATTCAGATTTCAA TTTCAGATACTGGTGTTGGAAGTTCCTTGGTGGAGTTTCAAGATCTGCATTGCAAAGGAAATCAAATTTGTGGTGATAAATGGG ATGGAGCGATTGACATCACAACTACAA GCTTCGGTGATGAAGAAATTTATCATTACAAATTAAATTCGAAAAAAAGGCTGATAAGGTTGCCTTCAACCCCTAAAAATGGTGTAAAATtcag TGGAACTGAAGTATCCTTGTCCACCACTGAAAGCATTGACAACTTAGTGCAAGGGATTACTTGCTTCCTTAAAATG GTGATCATCCTAAAAATTGAT AAGGTAGCAGTTGAATTGCTTGTTGCATGTACCACCGGTCCTAAACCTAGCTGTGAAACTCTTTTTTTGGCAAGTGGAGACATTCCTGTACCTTATCCAATGTCAAATGTTGAACGCTTGATCTTTGGCTTTGAGGACCATGTTCTTAAGCATGGAAGCAAATTGGACGAGGAATGCAAGTCTTGCTTCACGAGCAG GGATTATTTGAAGGTTGGGAGTGGAGTTGCAAACAGCACTGAGACCCTCAGAAATACCGGGGAGGTCCTCGAAGCTGTGATTATAATAACAGAACTACCAGAAGAACCGAGTCCTTCATGCCTGATAACCCGTGGCACAACAACAAAG TCTGCATTGAGATATGCCAT AGTAAGCATTCTTCAGGTCTTATTTTTTCAAGATTTTGCACCTTCCTCCATCCCTCTAATACCTATGAATGCATTGACAAGCATTGATTGGAAAAGTTATGGTTTGAGCTTGAAAGCGAATGCTCCGGACGGGGAAGGGCAATTGGTGCTAGAGTGGGAGAACTTACCGCCATTTACTCATGTTGACATCGCCATTCACAGCTACCACATAAA GATCATGTTTCCACAAGCACAACCAAAGAGTTATTCTGAACGAAAACTATTAAAGAAAGCACTTAAGCTTGCATTGGATGATATGAAGGAGAGATTTCCGGGTGTTCTTCTTAGTGCACATGCTCTGAAG ATCCGGAATTATGCCCCTGACCTTGCAAAATCAATTGCTGGTCTGGTATTGTCATCTAGCGATTTGGATTTCCTAGGGGAATGCAATTCTCTTCTTGGACTTCACTCTCAAGAGATTGATGAGCAGAACTTCGAAAATCACATTAGGGATAAGATTACCAAAGTCATAGAGATGAACGATAGGAAACTGCAGAAGAGCAAAGAATCTGCGCCGTTCCTTTTTGGAGATGATAGCATTCACGAAGAAGGGTTccatgaaaaagaagaagatggag GATTCAACATCAAAAGAAATGAAAGGATCTTCAACGACGAAAGGAAAAATTTAGCATAA
- the LOC113300086 gene encoding type 2 DNA topoisomerase 6 subunit B-like isoform X3 — translation MENSIIQQICQNLICSAIQRCRKSENPCVLSILLKISPDSDNQIIQISNTGVGSSLVEFQDLHCKGNQICGDKWDGAIDITTTSFGDEEIYHYKLNSKKRLIRLPSTPKNGVKFSGTEVSLSTTESIDNLVQGITCFLKMVIILKIDKVAVELLVACTTGPKPSCETLFLASGDIPVPYPMSNVERLIFGFEDHVLKHGSKLDEECKSCFTSRDYLKVGSGVANSTETLRNTGEVLEAVIIITELPEEPSPSCLITRGTTTKSALRYAIVSILQVLFFQDFAPSSIPLIPMNALTSIDWKSYGLSLKANAPDGEGQLVLEWENLPPFTHVDIAIHSYHIKIMFPQAQPKSYSERKLLKKALKLALDDMKERFPGVLLSAHALKIRNYAPDLAKSIAGLVLSSSDLDFLGECNSLLGLHSQEIDEQNFENHIRDKITKVIEMNDRKLQKSKESAPFLFGDDSIHEEGFHEKEEDGGFNIKRNERIFNDERKNLA, via the exons ATGGAGAACTCAATAATTCAACAGATCTGTCAAAAT TTAATTTGCTCAGCAATTCAAAGATGTCGGAAGTCTGAAAATCCCTGTGTATTATCAATACTTCTTAAGATCTCTCCAGATTCAGATAATCAGATCATTCAGATTTCAA ATACTGGTGTTGGAAGTTCCTTGGTGGAGTTTCAAGATCTGCATTGCAAAGGAAATCAAATTTGTGGTGATAAATGGG ATGGAGCGATTGACATCACAACTACAA GCTTCGGTGATGAAGAAATTTATCATTACAAATTAAATTCGAAAAAAAGGCTGATAAGGTTGCCTTCAACCCCTAAAAATGGTGTAAAATtcag TGGAACTGAAGTATCCTTGTCCACCACTGAAAGCATTGACAACTTAGTGCAAGGGATTACTTGCTTCCTTAAAATG GTGATCATCCTAAAAATTGAT AAGGTAGCAGTTGAATTGCTTGTTGCATGTACCACCGGTCCTAAACCTAGCTGTGAAACTCTTTTTTTGGCAAGTGGAGACATTCCTGTACCTTATCCAATGTCAAATGTTGAACGCTTGATCTTTGGCTTTGAGGACCATGTTCTTAAGCATGGAAGCAAATTGGACGAGGAATGCAAGTCTTGCTTCACGAGCAG GGATTATTTGAAGGTTGGGAGTGGAGTTGCAAACAGCACTGAGACCCTCAGAAATACCGGGGAGGTCCTCGAAGCTGTGATTATAATAACAGAACTACCAGAAGAACCGAGTCCTTCATGCCTGATAACCCGTGGCACAACAACAAAG TCTGCATTGAGATATGCCAT AGTAAGCATTCTTCAGGTCTTATTTTTTCAAGATTTTGCACCTTCCTCCATCCCTCTAATACCTATGAATGCATTGACAAGCATTGATTGGAAAAGTTATGGTTTGAGCTTGAAAGCGAATGCTCCGGACGGGGAAGGGCAATTGGTGCTAGAGTGGGAGAACTTACCGCCATTTACTCATGTTGACATCGCCATTCACAGCTACCACATAAA GATCATGTTTCCACAAGCACAACCAAAGAGTTATTCTGAACGAAAACTATTAAAGAAAGCACTTAAGCTTGCATTGGATGATATGAAGGAGAGATTTCCGGGTGTTCTTCTTAGTGCACATGCTCTGAAG ATCCGGAATTATGCCCCTGACCTTGCAAAATCAATTGCTGGTCTGGTATTGTCATCTAGCGATTTGGATTTCCTAGGGGAATGCAATTCTCTTCTTGGACTTCACTCTCAAGAGATTGATGAGCAGAACTTCGAAAATCACATTAGGGATAAGATTACCAAAGTCATAGAGATGAACGATAGGAAACTGCAGAAGAGCAAAGAATCTGCGCCGTTCCTTTTTGGAGATGATAGCATTCACGAAGAAGGGTTccatgaaaaagaagaagatggag GATTCAACATCAAAAGAAATGAAAGGATCTTCAACGACGAAAGGAAAAATTTAGCATAA
- the LOC113300087 gene encoding galactinol synthase 1-like: MAPQMTVDVVPCTGKVQMLNTGYSKRAYVTFLAGNGDYVKGVVGLAKGLRKVKSAYPLVVAMLPDVPEEHREILRSQGCILREIEPIYPPENQIQFAMAYYVINYSKLRIWDFEEYSKMMYLDADIQVFENIDHLFNAADGYFYAVMDCFCEKTWSHSPQYSIGYCQQCPEKVTWPTEMGSPPPLYFNAGMFVFEPSRLTYESLLQTLQATTPTPFAEQDFLNMFFNHIYNPIPPTYNLVLAMLWRHPENVEFDKVKVVHYCAAGSKPWRYTGKEANMEREDIKMLVAKWWDVYNDESLDFKASDNTVPEDDTFSRSSSVMANLPEPAVSYVPAPSAA, encoded by the exons ATGGCACCACAGATGACGGTCGATGTTGTCCCTTGTACTGGTAAAGTTCAGATGCTTAATACTGGATATTCAAAGAGAGCTTACGTAACTTTTTTAGCTGGTAACGGTGATTATGTTAAGGGTGTAGTTGGACTAGCAAAGGGCTTACGTAAGGTTAAGAGTGCTTACCCTTTAGTTGTTGCCATGTTACCTGATGTACCAGAGGAACACCGTGAAATCTTGCGATCTCAAGGATGTATTCTTAGAGAAATCGAGCCAATTTATCCACCAGAAAATCAGATTCAGTTTGCTATGGCATATTACGTGATCAACTACTCTAAACTACGTATATGGGAT TTTGAGGAGTACAGCAAGATGATGTATTTAGATGCTGATATACAAGTGTTCGAGAACATAGACCATCTCTTCAATGCGGCAGATGGATATTTCTATGCGGTGATGGATTGTTTTTGCGAGAAGACATGGAGCCATTCTCCACAATATTCAATCGGCTACTGCCAACAGTGCCCTGAGAAAGTTACATGGCCTACTGAAATGGGCTCACCTCCTCCTCTGTATTTCAATGCAGGAATGTTTGTGTTTGAGCCAAGCAGGTTGACTTACGAAAGTCTTCTTCAGACTCTTCAAGCCACTACTCCAACACCCTTTGCTGAGCAA GATTTCTTGAATATGTTCTTCAACCACATATATAACCCTATCCCTCCCACATACAACTTGGTTCTTGCCATGCTGTGGCGCCATCCAGAGAATGTTGAGTTCGACAAAGTTAAAGTGGTCCACTATTGTGCAGCT GGATCAAAACCATGGAGATACACCGGGAAAGAAGCTAACATGGAAAGGGAAGACATCAAGATGTTAGTAGCAAAATGGTGGGATGTTTATAACGATGAATCACTTGATTTCAAGGCCAGTGATAACACAGTTCCGGAGGACGATACATTCTCAAGGTCATCTTCAGTAATGGCTAATTTGCCGGAACCTGCAGTTTCTTATGTTCCTGCACCCTCCGCAGCTTAA